A region of Salinibacter sp. 10B DNA encodes the following proteins:
- the wbaP gene encoding undecaprenyl-phosphate galactose phosphotransferase WbaP, with protein MIGSSSTSTFEQQARPYETLASAPSQVRDTVASLQVAPSQWKTILTFLFGDVIGVLSVLGFVYLGASTFIPAYAPRAYEVGLLVLPGVLLAYAVAGLYQRRFTHPALEMQRIGALTLLMGAVAGGVAYGATGDETGAVLFLAGGGLGAIIMPICRSLFRVVFARADWWGVPAVIVSSGTSGAAILDTLNRWPEIGVRPVALLSDTPGEDDLQVPIRGGYELAPYLARHLGIPYALLAMPSLTHTGRANLLAQYSKFFDHVFVMPDPAGAPALWTTGRSGDGLFGYGVRNVALRPGARLIKRAVDIVGALIGLLLLAPLLAGIALWIRLDAPGAVFYRQERMGREGRIVTILKFRTMYEDADQKLAEILEQDPTLRREYERYHKLQNDPRVTRIGRFLRRYSLDELPQILNVLRGDMSLVGPRAYMPSELEKMNGLARAVLQCPPGMTGLWQVSGRNRLSFSDRVNLDVHYIQNWSLWLDLYLLVRTGPVVFSGDGAS; from the coding sequence GTGATCGGTTCATCGTCCACGTCTACATTCGAGCAGCAGGCCCGTCCCTACGAGACGTTGGCCTCCGCCCCTTCTCAAGTTCGGGATACGGTTGCGTCTCTACAGGTTGCGCCCTCCCAGTGGAAAACGATTCTCACGTTTCTCTTCGGAGACGTCATCGGCGTGCTGTCGGTGCTGGGATTCGTATATCTGGGGGCCAGTACGTTCATTCCTGCGTACGCGCCGCGGGCATATGAGGTCGGCCTACTGGTACTGCCCGGTGTTCTTCTGGCGTACGCCGTGGCGGGGCTCTACCAGCGTCGTTTCACGCATCCGGCCCTCGAGATGCAACGCATTGGGGCGCTGACCCTGCTGATGGGGGCGGTGGCCGGGGGGGTAGCCTACGGGGCTACGGGAGACGAGACGGGAGCTGTGCTTTTTCTGGCGGGGGGAGGACTCGGGGCGATCATCATGCCGATCTGCCGAAGTCTCTTCCGGGTTGTCTTTGCGCGGGCCGACTGGTGGGGGGTGCCCGCCGTCATCGTTAGTTCAGGGACGAGCGGGGCCGCTATTCTCGACACGTTGAATCGCTGGCCGGAAATTGGGGTGCGCCCCGTGGCCCTTCTCAGTGACACGCCCGGCGAGGACGATCTACAGGTCCCAATTCGAGGAGGCTATGAGCTGGCTCCGTATTTGGCTCGCCACCTTGGGATTCCCTACGCGCTTTTGGCCATGCCCTCCCTCACCCATACGGGCCGAGCCAACCTTCTCGCGCAGTACAGCAAGTTTTTCGATCACGTCTTCGTGATGCCGGACCCAGCGGGGGCGCCGGCCCTCTGGACGACGGGACGGTCCGGCGACGGCCTCTTTGGCTACGGGGTGCGAAACGTGGCTCTCCGTCCCGGGGCCCGGCTCATAAAGCGGGCCGTGGACATCGTCGGGGCCCTCATTGGACTCCTCCTCCTGGCGCCCCTTTTGGCAGGCATTGCCCTGTGGATCCGACTCGACGCCCCAGGCGCAGTCTTCTATCGCCAGGAGCGCATGGGGCGCGAAGGCCGAATCGTTACCATTCTGAAGTTTCGCACCATGTACGAGGATGCGGACCAAAAGCTGGCGGAGATCCTGGAACAGGATCCTACGCTCCGCCGGGAGTACGAACGGTACCATAAGCTTCAGAATGATCCCCGTGTGACACGCATCGGACGATTCCTCCGCCGCTATAGCCTGGACGAACTTCCCCAGATCCTCAATGTCCTTCGAGGAGATATGAGCCTGGTGGGACCTCGGGCCTACATGCCGTCTGAGCTTGAGAAAATGAACGGGCTGGCACGGGCCGTTCTCCAATGTCCGCCGGGCATGACGGGACTTTGGCAGGTCTCCGGTCGAAATCGACTGAGCTTTTCCGACCGCGTGAACCTAGACGTACACTACATCCAGAACTGGTCCCTCTGGTTGGACCTCTACCTGTTGGTGCGCACCGGCCCCGTGGTGTTTTCCGGAGACGGTGCCTCGTAG
- a CDS encoding porin — translation MRASFSGISRPFLLIALFVAVGGVQLASAQSPNEAGTVSVGGGDALTIGGLLQTDAYLGRADNDGFRVRSTRLRFGGNAESLQYAVQTDFASSSILLDAFARLPLTDQLRMTAGIFKTPFSAEILTPRPNLLFAERARVVNNVAPNRQAGVSLARTLVPDRLTATVGAFNGTSGLQPPSSDPLLYVGRLSGRLPVSTGELELGTNAAYSIDDDTPLSGLGRPAFSGTRVLFGADARLDIDRWLLAGELDTAWLDPNGGADTANPFGFYVAAGADVSENQQVLIRFDQYDPDTPIQATPEDQLTLGYNYDYSSLLRFLVNYQAATDDVGDGFFTARLQVAL, via the coding sequence ATGCGAGCTTCCTTCTCCGGCATCAGCCGCCCTTTCCTCCTCATCGCGCTTTTCGTGGCAGTGGGGGGGGTGCAACTTGCCTCCGCTCAGTCGCCCAACGAGGCCGGAACGGTGTCGGTGGGGGGCGGCGATGCCCTAACGATCGGCGGCCTTCTGCAAACGGATGCCTATCTGGGCCGGGCCGACAATGATGGCTTTCGCGTTCGCTCTACACGTCTCCGCTTCGGCGGAAACGCTGAGTCTCTTCAGTACGCCGTGCAGACGGACTTTGCCTCCTCTTCTATTCTGCTCGATGCCTTTGCTCGTCTTCCGTTGACGGACCAACTTCGGATGACGGCCGGCATCTTCAAAACGCCGTTCAGTGCCGAAATCCTCACGCCACGTCCCAATCTCCTCTTCGCAGAACGGGCTCGCGTCGTGAACAACGTGGCCCCGAATCGGCAGGCGGGAGTGTCTCTTGCACGAACGCTGGTCCCGGATCGCCTGACCGCAACGGTGGGTGCCTTCAACGGCACAAGCGGCCTCCAACCTCCGTCCAGCGATCCGCTCTTGTACGTGGGACGTCTGAGCGGGCGCCTGCCTGTGAGTACTGGTGAACTGGAGCTTGGCACCAATGCGGCCTACAGCATCGACGACGACACCCCCCTCTCCGGCCTCGGTCGTCCCGCTTTTTCCGGCACGCGCGTGCTCTTCGGCGCCGATGCTCGTCTGGACATTGACCGCTGGCTGCTCGCCGGAGAACTCGATACGGCCTGGCTTGACCCGAACGGAGGAGCGGACACGGCCAACCCCTTTGGCTTTTACGTCGCCGCCGGGGCGGACGTGAGCGAGAACCAGCAGGTGCTGATTCGCTTCGATCAGTACGATCCCGACACGCCGATCCAGGCAACGCCCGAGGACCAACTTACGCTGGGCTACAACTACGACTACTCCTCCCTGCTGCGCTTCCTCGTCAACTACCAGGCGGCCACCGACGACGTAGGGGATGGCTTCTTCACAGCCCGCCTCCAGGTGGCCCTCTAG
- a CDS encoding BlaI/MecI/CopY family transcriptional regulator has translation MDPPFQTKLSRRERQIMEAVYRLGEASVAAVQDELPDDPDYHAVRVAMAKLEDKGHLCHRREGRRYIYKPEIPREEAKRSALGHLVRTYFSGAPSEVLLTLLNMSAEDLSTDDIAELEAWIEQAKDEGTAHD, from the coding sequence ATGGATCCCCCGTTTCAAACCAAGCTCAGCCGACGCGAGCGTCAGATTATGGAGGCCGTCTACCGGCTTGGGGAGGCGAGCGTTGCGGCCGTTCAGGACGAGCTCCCGGACGATCCCGACTATCACGCCGTCCGGGTGGCGATGGCGAAGCTAGAAGACAAAGGGCACCTCTGTCATCGCCGGGAGGGGCGTCGATACATCTACAAACCTGAAATTCCCCGCGAAGAGGCCAAACGGTCGGCACTGGGTCATCTGGTACGCACCTACTTTTCCGGGGCCCCCTCCGAGGTGCTCCTGACGCTTCTGAACATGTCGGCTGAGGATTTAAGCACCGACGACATTGCTGAATTGGAGGCCTGGATCGAGCAGGCAAAAGACGAAGGAACGGCGCATGACTGA
- a CDS encoding calcium/sodium antiporter, whose translation MFINFLQITGGFIVLTAAAEALVFGASSLARRVGLSPLVIGLTVVSIGTSLPELVVGVEAALRGSGDIALGNVVGSNIGNIALILGVAALAKPLVVQAQVVRIDSPILVVVSLMFVGLMLDGQLGRLDGGLLVGGIVAYVAYNLWVAQKASSTVREEFDQGIPDRHSAIMDAGLLALGIGGLVVGARVMVAGAVSIAQTLGVGPIVVGLTIVAVGTSLPELATSVVAARRGAGDIAVGNAVGSSIFNILGILGITILVQPLSTDTLGWIDAGVMVGVAVVVLPLFRSNWTLSRAEGAFLLICYLGYIGSLVMG comes from the coding sequence ATGTTCATCAATTTTCTTCAGATTACCGGTGGATTCATTGTGCTGACGGCCGCCGCGGAGGCCCTCGTGTTCGGGGCATCATCGCTTGCGCGCCGCGTGGGGTTGTCTCCACTGGTCATTGGGTTGACAGTCGTGTCGATTGGCACGAGCCTGCCGGAACTGGTGGTGGGCGTCGAGGCAGCCCTTCGCGGCAGTGGCGACATTGCTCTTGGCAACGTAGTGGGATCGAATATCGGGAATATTGCTCTTATTCTAGGGGTGGCGGCCCTCGCGAAACCGCTCGTCGTGCAGGCCCAGGTGGTGCGAATTGACAGCCCCATCCTGGTCGTCGTGTCCCTTATGTTCGTTGGCCTTATGCTGGATGGACAGCTCGGTCGTCTCGACGGGGGACTGCTCGTAGGGGGGATCGTGGCCTACGTGGCTTACAACCTGTGGGTGGCCCAGAAGGCATCGAGTACGGTCCGGGAAGAGTTTGACCAAGGCATTCCGGATCGGCACTCCGCGATCATGGATGCCGGGTTGCTCGCCCTCGGGATTGGGGGACTTGTCGTGGGGGCGCGCGTCATGGTTGCGGGCGCCGTTTCGATCGCTCAGACGCTGGGCGTGGGGCCCATTGTGGTGGGGCTCACCATCGTTGCCGTTGGCACGAGTCTGCCGGAGCTTGCCACCTCGGTGGTGGCGGCGCGACGGGGAGCAGGAGACATTGCGGTTGGCAACGCGGTGGGATCCAGTATCTTCAACATTCTCGGGATTCTCGGGATCACCATCCTTGTGCAGCCGCTCTCTACCGACACCCTTGGGTGGATCGATGCGGGGGTGATGGTGGGAGTGGCCGTTGTTGTTTTGCCGCTCTTTCGCTCCAACTGGACTCTCAGCCGGGCCGAGGGGGCCTTTTTATTGATCTGTTATTTGGGCTACATTGGGTCCCTTGTGATGGGGTAG
- a CDS encoding response regulator transcription factor: MDSSNNEDTRTQVFIVDDHPAIREALTASINSKIDMRVVGESGTAKKALRQMGRHEPDVVVVDISLEDAHGLDLVEEIRSRFPDIRVVVFSMYDESVYAERAIRAGASGYVMKSEPTERVVSAIQAVGEGDVYLSQRMSSRILSKVIRQQDYAFSSATEQLTDREMTVFQKLGKGESVRDIADELDLSRKTVETYRRRAKEKLGFDTVDELLQYAVQWTYGREQDRWDDDDEEDVSEEEG, from the coding sequence GTGGATTCTTCAAACAATGAAGACACGCGAACGCAAGTCTTTATTGTCGACGATCATCCGGCCATTCGAGAGGCGCTTACAGCCTCCATTAACAGCAAGATCGACATGCGGGTGGTCGGGGAGAGTGGCACGGCGAAGAAGGCGCTAAGGCAGATGGGGCGCCACGAGCCAGACGTTGTTGTCGTCGACATCTCCCTGGAAGATGCGCATGGGCTTGATCTCGTGGAGGAGATTCGATCGCGATTCCCAGACATTCGCGTCGTTGTCTTTTCGATGTACGACGAAAGCGTGTATGCGGAGCGGGCCATTCGGGCCGGGGCCTCCGGCTACGTCATGAAGAGCGAGCCGACTGAGCGCGTCGTGAGTGCCATTCAAGCGGTGGGCGAAGGCGACGTCTATCTGAGTCAACGGATGTCCTCCCGGATCCTCAGCAAAGTGATCCGACAGCAGGACTACGCCTTTAGTTCGGCCACCGAGCAGCTGACCGATCGGGAAATGACGGTCTTTCAAAAGCTCGGGAAGGGCGAGAGCGTACGAGACATTGCGGATGAGCTCGACCTCAGTCGAAAGACGGTGGAAACGTATCGGCGGCGGGCAAAAGAGAAGTTGGGGTTTGATACGGTCGATGAGCTTCTCCAGTATGCGGTACAGTGGACCTACGGTCGAGAGCAGGATCGATGGGATGATGATGACGAGGAGGACGTGTCCGAAGAGGAAGGATGA
- a CDS encoding polysaccharide biosynthesis tyrosine autokinase, producing the protein MNDTSQNLTPYRKQAEKIGLQSSNSGSDDNTLDLGALWEAVKRSKWVILGTCVFVTALTAAVTMMMPQVYEAGAVVSVEREAAPARMMVGLNEQRDLSSEIGLLKNSGELARRVVSTIEDVADTTQGVQFTLLAPVSEEEPYTQYAAILRLQEMVSFVPDQQQGLINIRVESQDPAEAALIANSFAQQYRLFSREMARAGVVAAREFLETQLEKRKDDIRAIENEWEAFARSNAIVTEGLDGQNVAAEYAELQSQRDALTFQLEQEKRTLSILEDQMERAQPSLRSAVLKEQEVQSLRTQIQALEDQIAELKARAEQYYINDPTLRGDESRVRELAEIKRRIDGFEDRKMDLTEDLVEASREASGTAGGVATAEGGGIASIGQLGTLQGRIEEQTIKIEQTEAQIQALEDRISGYQGRLESIPRQTIQREQLDRRLTQAEQFYKDIAMELQRTIVTEESELGYVKIMRSAVIPMLPVRPNMKQNLVLGLLLGLGLGMGLGFLRQSMSWQIYEPDDIQAKGYSLVGVIPRMDREIKKTFNGSDVVEVEGRKLSTCLFPLLNPWSPITENYRLVRANLQFAAAKNHRDHGQSSQIMMVTSPEPGDGKTTTATNLATTIALSGREVLLIDADMRRSNAHKMIGVERSPGLAQILEGETGLDTIIDDTIIEGLHVLPAGEPSVPPTELLDSERMRGLLASVATLYDIVIIDTPPVLAATDPVVLAPNCDVVLVVASADKTDFRALSQVESTLEAVGASIGGIIFNRYDATRAGGANKYGYGYSYKYDYAPVE; encoded by the coding sequence ATGAACGACACGTCGCAAAATCTTACCCCTTATCGGAAGCAAGCCGAGAAGATCGGGCTTCAGTCATCCAATTCCGGATCCGATGATAACACCCTCGATCTTGGGGCCCTCTGGGAGGCGGTAAAGCGGAGCAAATGGGTTATTCTCGGGACGTGTGTTTTCGTCACGGCCCTCACCGCCGCGGTTACGATGATGATGCCTCAGGTGTACGAGGCCGGTGCTGTCGTTTCGGTCGAGCGGGAGGCAGCTCCAGCGCGCATGATGGTCGGCCTGAACGAGCAGCGGGACCTCAGCTCTGAAATTGGTCTGCTGAAAAACTCAGGAGAGCTTGCCCGTCGGGTCGTTTCGACGATCGAAGACGTGGCCGACACCACGCAGGGAGTGCAGTTTACCCTTCTTGCCCCCGTTTCCGAAGAGGAGCCGTACACGCAGTACGCCGCAATTCTCCGTCTGCAGGAAATGGTCTCGTTCGTCCCCGACCAACAGCAGGGACTGATCAATATTCGGGTCGAGAGTCAGGATCCGGCCGAGGCGGCGCTCATCGCGAACAGCTTTGCGCAGCAGTATCGTCTGTTCAGCCGAGAGATGGCACGAGCAGGCGTGGTAGCGGCTCGCGAATTCCTGGAGACACAACTTGAAAAGCGGAAAGACGACATTCGCGCCATTGAAAACGAATGGGAGGCATTCGCGCGCAGTAACGCCATTGTCACGGAAGGCCTCGATGGGCAGAATGTGGCCGCGGAGTACGCGGAGCTTCAGTCGCAACGAGATGCTCTTACGTTTCAGTTGGAGCAGGAGAAGCGCACCCTGTCTATTCTTGAGGACCAGATGGAACGGGCGCAGCCAAGCCTGCGATCGGCGGTGCTCAAAGAGCAGGAGGTGCAGAGCCTTCGGACACAGATCCAGGCCTTGGAAGATCAAATTGCAGAATTGAAGGCCCGGGCTGAGCAGTACTACATCAACGATCCCACCCTCCGAGGCGATGAGTCTCGGGTACGGGAGTTGGCCGAGATTAAGCGTCGCATTGACGGGTTTGAGGATCGGAAAATGGACTTGACGGAGGACCTCGTGGAGGCCTCTCGAGAGGCCAGCGGCACGGCAGGCGGAGTGGCCACTGCCGAGGGAGGAGGCATTGCTTCGATCGGACAGCTCGGGACCCTTCAGGGGCGCATTGAGGAGCAAACGATCAAAATTGAGCAGACCGAGGCACAGATTCAGGCCCTGGAAGATCGGATTTCCGGCTATCAAGGACGTTTAGAGAGCATTCCGCGACAGACGATCCAACGAGAACAGCTCGACCGGCGTCTCACGCAGGCTGAGCAATTCTACAAAGACATTGCAATGGAATTGCAGCGCACCATTGTGACCGAGGAGTCCGAGCTTGGCTACGTGAAGATTATGCGGTCGGCCGTCATTCCCATGCTGCCCGTTCGTCCCAACATGAAGCAGAACCTGGTGCTTGGACTTCTGCTGGGCCTCGGACTGGGCATGGGCCTCGGGTTTCTCCGGCAGTCGATGAGCTGGCAAATTTACGAGCCCGACGACATTCAGGCGAAGGGATATAGCCTCGTCGGAGTGATTCCGAGGATGGATCGGGAAATCAAGAAGACATTCAACGGCTCCGACGTTGTGGAGGTAGAGGGACGAAAACTCAGTACGTGCCTCTTCCCGCTTCTGAACCCGTGGTCGCCAATTACGGAAAACTACCGGCTCGTACGGGCGAATCTCCAGTTTGCGGCGGCAAAGAACCACCGCGACCATGGACAGTCGTCTCAAATTATGATGGTCACGAGCCCGGAGCCGGGAGACGGAAAGACGACGACCGCAACAAACCTAGCTACCACAATTGCGCTCAGTGGTCGCGAGGTGTTGCTCATTGACGCCGATATGCGGCGATCCAACGCACATAAGATGATTGGAGTGGAACGGAGTCCGGGACTGGCTCAGATCCTGGAAGGAGAGACGGGACTCGATACGATTATCGACGATACGATCATCGAGGGGCTCCACGTGCTTCCGGCAGGGGAGCCGAGCGTTCCTCCCACCGAACTGCTCGATTCTGAGCGAATGCGGGGACTGCTCGCATCGGTGGCCACGCTGTATGACATTGTGATTATCGACACGCCGCCGGTGCTTGCCGCTACGGACCCTGTCGTGTTAGCGCCCAACTGCGACGTCGTTCTCGTTGTGGCCTCGGCCGATAAGACGGACTTCCGGGCCCTCTCGCAGGTAGAGAGCACCCTTGAGGCCGTTGGGGCGTCTATCGGGGGAATCATCTTCAACCGCTACGATGCCACACGAGCAGGCGGGGCCAACAAATATGGATACGGGTACAGCTACAAATACGACTATGCCCCGGTCGAATAA
- a CDS encoding sodium:calcium antiporter gives MSPFVQVSAYFGLALISTAVVWKGSEWLESSSERLSVYYELPPLVQGAVVLAIGSSFPELSTAVLATLLHGEFELGVAAIVGSALFNVLMIPALAGIWSDEDLVSTRDLVYKEVQFYLISIAALLLMFSFAVIYNPVENASGAIAGEVTRGLVLFPLVLYLFYVYLQYQDTMDHTAEGDPASVAPGRQWGVLLAALLVILVGVEGLVRAAIGLGEVFGTPSFLWGITVVAAGTSVPDAFVSVRAARAGNAVTSVANVLGSNVFDLLVCIPAGVLVAGTAVVNYSVSAPMMGVLTLATLIVFLLMRTHMVLTTAEAWGLIAIYLLFVVWMSVETFGAVNLLPNLPPATSMPSP, from the coding sequence ATGAGTCCCTTCGTGCAGGTTTCGGCCTACTTCGGCCTCGCCCTTATCTCGACGGCTGTCGTGTGGAAAGGGAGCGAATGGCTTGAATCGTCCAGCGAGCGGTTGTCCGTGTACTATGAGCTTCCTCCCCTCGTGCAGGGAGCTGTCGTGCTGGCGATAGGGTCTAGCTTTCCGGAGCTGTCTACGGCCGTGCTGGCAACGCTTCTTCATGGCGAGTTTGAGCTCGGGGTGGCCGCAATTGTGGGGTCAGCGCTCTTCAACGTTCTGATGATTCCGGCGCTTGCGGGCATCTGGTCCGACGAGGATCTCGTCTCGACGCGCGATCTGGTTTACAAGGAGGTACAGTTTTACCTGATCTCGATTGCGGCTCTCCTCCTGATGTTCTCGTTTGCGGTGATCTACAATCCAGTGGAGAACGCCAGTGGGGCAATCGCAGGAGAGGTGACACGAGGGCTCGTGCTGTTTCCCCTCGTGCTCTATTTGTTTTACGTATACCTGCAGTATCAGGATACGATGGATCACACGGCCGAGGGGGATCCCGCGTCGGTCGCACCAGGGAGACAGTGGGGCGTTCTGCTTGCTGCGCTGCTCGTCATTCTCGTGGGCGTAGAGGGGCTTGTCCGGGCGGCGATCGGACTTGGAGAAGTCTTTGGCACCCCGAGCTTTCTCTGGGGCATCACGGTCGTTGCGGCTGGCACCTCTGTGCCGGACGCCTTCGTGAGTGTCCGGGCGGCCCGGGCTGGAAACGCGGTGACGAGTGTGGCCAATGTGCTGGGGAGCAACGTCTTTGATCTATTAGTGTGCATTCCGGCCGGTGTACTGGTAGCCGGCACGGCCGTCGTCAACTACTCCGTGAGTGCCCCCATGATGGGGGTCCTTACCCTCGCTACCCTGATCGTCTTTTTGTTGATGCGAACCCACATGGTGCTGACGACAGCCGAAGCCTGGGGGCTCATTGCCATCTATCTGCTCTTTGTCGTCTGGATGAGCGTGGAAACCTTTGGAGCTGTCAACTTGCTGCCCAATTTGCCACCGGCGACATCCATGCCCAGCCCCTAA
- a CDS encoding glycosyltransferase family 4 protein yields MSPLLNNVKFRVTDLDQSGTIAGDGSGPETLLRPDRVGLVHDWLPVYAGAERVLEQMIRVFPESALYSLIDFLPDDQRGFLQGRPVETSFIQQLPFARQHYRKYLPLAPLAIEQFDLCDHDVVVSSSYAVAKGVLTRADQLHISYVHSPIRYAWDLYHEYMTQGGLGRVRSLLARLVLHYMRLYDMSTASRVDLYVANSKHVARRIWKTYRRPAQVIYPPVDVERFTLQPKKDNYYLTMSRLVPYKRVDLIVKAFTEMPDKELVVIGDGPEFETIKRQAGCNVTMLGYQPDDAVKYYMEHARAFVFAAEEDFGIVPVEAQACGTPVIAYGRGGVQETVVPGTTGVFFPEQTVEHLKEAVDEFEKIRGRLSPEDIRAQAERFAIPVFRAAFDRLVHTAYAEFVDGFSALDGSSASVGAPIQQQYPNLSLHS; encoded by the coding sequence ATGTCTCCTCTGTTGAACAACGTTAAGTTTCGCGTCACCGATCTTGATCAGTCCGGGACTATTGCGGGGGATGGAAGCGGGCCGGAGACGCTGCTTCGTCCCGATCGCGTAGGACTTGTGCATGACTGGTTGCCCGTTTATGCGGGGGCGGAGCGGGTCCTGGAGCAAATGATTCGTGTCTTTCCGGAATCGGCGCTCTATAGCCTCATCGATTTCCTTCCCGATGACCAGCGCGGATTTCTGCAGGGACGGCCCGTGGAGACGTCCTTTATCCAACAGCTGCCGTTTGCTCGTCAGCACTACCGAAAGTATTTGCCGCTAGCCCCCTTGGCCATCGAGCAGTTCGATCTTTGCGACCACGACGTGGTGGTGTCGTCCAGTTATGCGGTGGCCAAAGGAGTGCTCACCCGGGCCGACCAGTTGCACATCAGCTACGTCCATAGCCCCATCCGGTATGCGTGGGATCTCTACCACGAGTACATGACCCAGGGAGGGCTCGGGCGGGTTCGGAGCCTGTTGGCTCGCCTTGTGCTGCACTACATGCGCCTCTACGACATGAGCACGGCGTCGCGGGTAGATCTCTACGTGGCGAATTCCAAGCACGTTGCCCGGCGCATCTGGAAGACGTACCGGCGACCGGCCCAGGTCATTTACCCCCCGGTCGACGTCGAACGGTTTACCCTTCAGCCCAAGAAAGATAACTACTACCTGACGATGTCGCGCCTGGTCCCCTACAAGCGCGTCGACTTAATCGTCAAAGCCTTCACGGAGATGCCCGACAAAGAGCTCGTCGTGATTGGAGACGGGCCGGAGTTTGAGACCATCAAGCGACAGGCAGGGTGCAACGTGACGATGCTTGGGTATCAGCCGGACGACGCGGTGAAGTATTACATGGAGCATGCGCGCGCCTTTGTGTTTGCCGCCGAAGAAGACTTCGGAATCGTGCCGGTGGAGGCGCAGGCCTGCGGGACACCCGTGATCGCGTATGGGCGAGGCGGTGTCCAGGAGACGGTCGTGCCCGGGACAACAGGGGTCTTTTTTCCCGAGCAGACCGTGGAGCATTTGAAAGAGGCGGTCGATGAGTTTGAAAAAATTCGGGGACGTCTATCCCCGGAAGACATTCGCGCGCAGGCCGAGCGATTCGCCATTCCGGTCTTTCGAGCGGCCTTTGACCGGCTCGTCCACACGGCCTACGCGGAGTTTGTGGACGGATTTTCGGCACTCGACGGGTCGTCGGCTTCTGTAGGGGCCCCCATCCAGCAGCAATATCCTAATTTGAGTCTCCACTCGTGA